One segment of Limimonas halophila DNA contains the following:
- a CDS encoding glutamine synthetase family protein — protein sequence MMTLDELRQAAEAGTIDTVLVCFPDMDGRLLGKRATVHFFLESVVEETHACDYLLACDMDMEPVPGYKVASWDLGYGDFVLKPDLNTLRRVSWLEGTALVLADLTDEEGHDLSHAPRNVLKKQLARLDAKGWRAMMGSELEFYVFDETFGTAADKGYKNLDYAGNYIQDYHILQTTKEEPLIRAIRNHMDRTDIPVEVSKGEFGPGQEEINLKFAEALEMADRHTIYKNGAKEIAHFEGYAITFMAKYAFEYAGSSFHLHSSLWDKNAGAPLFPDADAPHGMSKLFRHYLAGQLALFREMTYFFAPYVNSYKRFQAASFAPTKAAWSFDNRTAGFRIIGHGKGRRVECRIPGADANPYLAYAATLAAGLYGIENELELPEPFSGNAYDAVDIPDVPKTLRESIEALDTSKVMRDALGDEVVDHYVHTARWEQYEYDRRVTDWERQRLFERC from the coding sequence ATGATGACGCTCGACGAGCTTCGCCAGGCGGCGGAGGCCGGAACCATCGACACCGTCCTGGTCTGCTTTCCGGACATGGACGGGCGCCTGCTGGGCAAGCGCGCCACGGTTCACTTCTTCCTGGAGTCCGTGGTCGAGGAGACGCACGCCTGCGACTACCTGCTGGCCTGCGACATGGATATGGAGCCGGTGCCCGGCTACAAGGTCGCCTCCTGGGATCTGGGCTACGGCGACTTCGTGCTGAAGCCGGACCTGAACACCCTGCGCCGCGTGTCCTGGCTGGAGGGCACGGCGCTCGTGCTCGCCGACCTGACCGACGAGGAAGGCCACGATCTTTCCCACGCACCGCGCAACGTGCTGAAGAAGCAGCTCGCGCGCCTGGACGCCAAGGGCTGGCGCGCCATGATGGGCTCCGAGCTGGAGTTCTACGTCTTCGACGAGACCTTCGGCACGGCCGCGGACAAGGGCTACAAGAACCTCGACTACGCCGGGAATTACATCCAGGACTACCACATCCTCCAGACGACCAAGGAGGAGCCGCTGATCCGGGCGATCCGCAACCATATGGATCGCACGGACATTCCGGTGGAGGTGTCCAAGGGCGAGTTCGGCCCCGGGCAGGAGGAGATCAACCTCAAGTTCGCCGAAGCCCTGGAGATGGCCGACCGCCACACGATCTACAAGAACGGCGCCAAGGAGATCGCGCATTTCGAGGGCTACGCCATCACCTTCATGGCGAAGTACGCCTTCGAATACGCCGGCAGCTCCTTCCACCTGCACAGCTCGCTGTGGGACAAGAATGCGGGCGCGCCGCTGTTCCCGGACGCGGATGCCCCGCACGGCATGAGCAAGCTGTTCCGGCACTACCTGGCGGGCCAGCTCGCGCTCTTCCGCGAGATGACCTATTTCTTCGCGCCCTACGTGAACTCCTACAAGCGCTTCCAGGCGGCGTCGTTCGCCCCGACCAAGGCGGCGTGGAGCTTCGACAACCGCACGGCCGGCTTCCGCATCATCGGCCACGGCAAGGGCCGGCGCGTGGAGTGCCGCATCCCCGGCGCCGACGCGAACCCCTACCTCGCCTACGCGGCCACCCTGGCGGCCGGCCTGTACGGCATCGAGAACGAGCTGGAGCTGCCCGAGCCCTTCTCCGGCAACGCCTATGACGCCGTCGACATCCCCGACGTGCCCAAGACGCTGCGGGAGTCCATCGAGGCGCTGGACACCTCCAAGGTCATGCGGGACGCGCTCGGCGACGAGGTGGTCGATCACTACGTCCACACCGCGCGCTGGGAGCAGTACGAGTACGACCGCCGCGTGACCGACTGGGAGCGCCAGCGCCTCTTCGAGCGCTGCTGA
- a CDS encoding N-formylglutamate amidohydrolase: MTPPETAQDFPDPAARVANDAGRAPVLLLCDHATNAMPPAFANLGLQAPELDAHVAYDPGAAALTERLADKLDAAQVQCGYSRLLIDVNRDPSVRDSIVVENDGIRVPANATLPEADRAARVKNIYEPYHAAIDGVLDTRLRAQGAQLVVAVHSFAPRVQGVDRPWDIGVIFNEDRRLARELVGNFVEVEERPRLTVGLNEPYSPDDRVYHTLARHAEARGLPCAMIEVRNDEIATPGDQDRWAERLAGALTRSLSALAP; the protein is encoded by the coding sequence ATGACCCCACCCGAAACGGCACAGGATTTTCCCGACCCCGCCGCCCGCGTCGCCAACGACGCGGGGCGCGCACCGGTGCTGCTGCTGTGCGACCACGCCACCAACGCCATGCCGCCGGCCTTCGCCAACCTGGGGCTGCAGGCGCCCGAACTGGACGCCCACGTCGCCTACGATCCGGGCGCGGCGGCGTTGACCGAGCGGCTCGCCGACAAGCTGGACGCGGCGCAGGTGCAGTGCGGCTATTCGCGCCTTTTGATCGACGTGAACCGCGATCCGTCCGTGCGCGACAGCATCGTCGTGGAGAACGACGGCATCCGCGTGCCGGCGAACGCGACGCTGCCCGAAGCCGACCGCGCCGCGCGCGTCAAGAACATCTACGAACCCTACCACGCCGCCATCGACGGCGTGCTCGACACGCGCCTGCGGGCGCAGGGGGCGCAACTCGTCGTCGCCGTCCACAGCTTCGCGCCGCGGGTCCAGGGCGTCGACCGCCCGTGGGACATTGGCGTGATCTTCAACGAGGACCGGCGGCTGGCGCGCGAGCTGGTGGGCAACTTCGTCGAGGTCGAGGAACGGCCCAGGCTCACCGTGGGGCTGAACGAGCCCTACAGCCCGGACGACCGCGTTTACCACACGCTGGCGCGGCACGCGGAAGCCCGCGGGCTGCCCTGCGCCATGATCGAAGTGCGCAACGACGAAATCGCCACGCCCGGGGACCAGGACCGCTGGGCCGAGCGCCTGGCCGGCGCGCTGACGCGCAGCCTTTCGGCGCTGGCGCCCTGA